A DNA window from Brassica napus cultivar Da-Ae chromosome C1, Da-Ae, whole genome shotgun sequence contains the following coding sequences:
- the LOC125579745 gene encoding uncharacterized protein LOC125579745 produces the protein MSKVFPRWQFLSNHQSDPDGRIIFLWRHLASVKFVSQSRQSLTTEVTLPNHPPITITSIYASNLAEERIDLWAELINTQHQLSLHLKPWLVAGYFNQITHPSEHSSPTVQALSSSMIHFRDTLLQLGLFDLRYQGIFNTWSNKQPVSFVTRVRALQDPTAVNFEEEKTLHDKWMFLQGIEEAYFRQRSRINWLKEGDFKTSYFHRVAVVCAAINTIRSFLLSNGSLITDPEEMSLIPYRCSPEACLSLSSIPDAPTITKTILKLNPNKSSGPDGLTSGFFKGFMSSAVNSTILTMVPKHPGASAVGDYMPISCCSTLYKAVSKILVSKLKPLLPDLILPNQTAFVKGRLLVENTVPATELVNGYHKSVGPKKVVIKVDIVKAFDTISWTFVLNCLSGIGVPPSYIRLVEASITTTSFTVGYNGQVHGYFKGKRGLRQGDPLSPYLFVIAMNCLSMFLDKGAEEGRFSYHDKCAPTKLMHLCFSSDLLIFTDGAEISVKGVLEILEQFKSKSGLAVSIQKTAFYSSGLSSHEINMISSSTGLTHGSLPICYLGVPLNSKKLSLLNCEPLLNQVKSKVNTWSAQSLSFAGRLLLVNTVIAVLDGSLSNFWTKKPSQKHSWLANKLLRIRDIAYPVVKVKLGNGARTRFWTDNWIPFGSLEAFLSPVISRRMGVPANAMVKDINANGNWNIRSLRTDNLVIFQTYLTGIFLTEEEDTYEWEVDGVVWKDYSTSAIYKQLKHHAPLVPWFDIIWYVQLETDYSIGGSLRILLVYSAMLRRNRTITSSSYVPIVGKFGQQLQLDVKSTHQEIIRAP, from the exons ATGTCGAAAGTCTTTCCTCGATGGCAGTTCTTATCCAACCATCAATCTGATCCTGATGGAAGGATTATTTTCTTATGGAGACACCTAGCTTCTGTTAAATTCGTGTCGCAATCCCGCCAGTCTCTCACCACTGAGGTTACTCTACCTAATCATCCCCCTATTACCATTACTTCTATCTATGCGTCCAACCTAGCTGAGGAAAGGATTGATCTTTGGGCTGAGTTGATAAATACCCAGCATCAACTATCTTTGCATCTGAAACCTTGGCTTGTAGCGGGATATTTTAATCAAATCACCCACCCATCTGAACATTCATCTCCTACTGTCCAAGCGCTCTCATCAAGCATGATACACTTCAGAGACACTCTCTTGCAGCTGGGTCTTTTTGATCTTCGTTACCAGGGTATCTTCAATACATGGTCTAATAAACAGCCAGTCTCCTTCGTTACCAGG GTAAGAGCTCTGCAGGACCCAACTGCGGTCAACTTTGAAGAGGAGAAAACATTGCACGATAAATGGATGTTTCTGCAAGGAATCGAAGAAGCATACTTCAGACAGCGATCTCGAATTAACTGGCTAAAGGAAGGTGACTTCAAAACCTCCTACTTCCACCGTGTGGCCGTAGTTTGCGCTGCCATTAACACCATCAGATCATTCCTTCTCTCGAATGGCTCTCTTATAACTGATCCGGAAGAAATG TCGCTCATCCCATATCGATGCTCACCTGAAGCCTGCTTGTCCTTGTCATCTATCCCAGATGCTCCTACTATTACAAAAACGATCCTGAAACTCAATCCAAACAAGTCGTCAGGTCCAGATGGGTTGACCTCAGGCTTCTTTAAGG GTTTCATGTCATCTGCAGTGAACTCAACAATCCTCACTATGGTACCTAAACATCCAGGAGCTTCGGCAGTTGGAGACTACATGCCAATCTCATGCTGTTCAACTCTATACAAAGCTGTCTCTAAAATATTAGTTTCCAAGCTAAAGCCGCTGCTGCCTGATCTTATTCTCCCTAATCAGACGGCATTTGTGAAAGGACGGCTTCTGGTGGAGAACACAGTCCCTGCAACAGAGCTGGTAAATGGATATCACAAATCAGTGGGGCCGAAGAAAGTAGTTATCAAGGTTGATATCGTGAAAGCCTTTGACACTATCAGCTGGACCTTTGTGTTAAACTGCTTATCAGGAATAGGAGTGCCCCCATCATATATCAGACTGGTTGAAGCGTCCATCACTACAACCTCATTTACCGTGGGCTACAATGGACAAGTTCATGGCTATTTCAAAGGGAAGAGAGGCCTCCGTCAAGGAGACCCTCTCAGTCCGTACCTTTTTGTAATAGCTATGAACTGCCTCTCTATGTTTCTGGACAAGGGAGCTGAAGAAGGAAGGTTCAGTTATCATGATAAATGCGCTCCTACAAAATTAATGCATCTGTGCTTCTCTAGCGACTTGCTTATCTTCACAGATGGAGCTGAAATCTCGGTTAAAGGAGTCCTGGAGATCCTCGAACAGTTCAAGTCTAAATCAGGACTAGCAGTAAGCATCCAGAAAACAGCATTTTACTCCTCTGGCCTTTCATCCCATGAGATAAACATGATCAGTTCTTCTACTGGCCTAACTCATGGTTCCCTACCTATCTGTTACCTAGGTGTCCCACTAAACTCTAAAAAACTTTCCCTACTTAACTGTGAACCCCTTCTAAACCAAGTAAAGAGTAAGGTTAATACCTGGAGCGCCCAGTCACTCTCGTTTGCAGGGAGACTACTTCTGGTGAACACGGTCATTGCAG TGCTTGATGGGTCATTAAGCAATTTCTGGACCAAGAAACCAAGTCAGAAACATTCTTGGTTGGCTAATAAGCTACTACGAATCAGAGACATTGCCTACCCTGTGGTgaaagtcaagcttggaaatgGAGCGAGAACCCGCTTTTGGACAGACAATTGGATTCCCTTTGGTAGTCTAGAAGCTTTCCTCTCACCGGTGATATCTAGAAGAATGGGTGTCCCTGCAAATGCGATGGTAAAGGACATCAACGCAAATGGCAACTGGAATATCAGATCACTGAGAACGGACAATCTGGTTATATTCCAGACTTATCTCACAGGAATCTTTCttactgaagaagaagacactTACGAATGGGAGGTAGACGGGGTGGTCTGGAAAGATTACAGCACCAGTGCTATATACAAACAGCTGAAGCATCACGCTCCTCTGGTGCCTTGGTTTGATATTATCTGGT ATGTCCAACTAGAGACCGATTACTCAATTGGGGGCTCACTACGGATCCTGCTTGTTTACTCTGCAATGCTGCGCCGGAATCGCACGATCACCTCTTCTTCTTATGTCCCTATAGTTGGGAAATTTGGTCAGCAACTACAACTAGATGTCAAGTCAACACACCAAGAGATTATCAGAGCACCATAG
- the LOC125580611 gene encoding L-type lectin-domain containing receptor kinase IV.2-like, producing the protein MESSSSSLHPIASLPHSQSSQYIGLFNNSNNGNETNHVFTVEFDTIQSNEFGDPNDNHDGIDINGLRSFEYSAAEYWNERDARIFARATVMTSVLINNLPETVS; encoded by the exons ATGGAATCGTCTTCGTCGTCTCTCCATCCCATAGCCTCACTTCCGCACTCCCAATCAAGTCAATACATCGGTCTCTTCAACAACTCAAACAACGGTAACGAAACGAACCACGTCTTCACTGTCGAGTTCGACACGATCCAAAGCAACGAGTTCGGAGATCCGAACGATAACCACGACGGAATCGATATAAACGGTTTAAGATCGTTTGAGTACTCAGCCGCTGAGTACTGGAACGAGAGAGAtgcaag aatatttGCTCGAGCAACGGTGATGACTTCAGTGCTGATTAATAATCTGCCTGAAACTGTAAGTTGA
- the LOC106416988 gene encoding protein POLLENLESS 3-LIKE 2-like — MSSSLSREQSVKPKAKPDLSNGGYGDENVKTNVNVNVVLNNPLRVDAKPFFSSKLINNKEKLKRTRLSSQTMGMLSFGGCDEGETNTKEKKAIESGLPDSKEFKEVVIMAVFGDRDESVGQEEAQGFSGHHIVLHKPKSLSQSQIRSSGNNGCYKREVDKES, encoded by the exons ATGTCTTCAAG CCTCAGTAGAGAACAGAGCGTGAAGCCTAAGGCAAAGCCGGATTTGAGCAATGGTGGGTACGGTGACGAGAACGTGAAAACCAATGTGAATGTGAATGTAGTACTAAACAACCCATTAAGGGTTGATGCAAAACCGTTCTTCTCTTCGAAGTTGATCAACAATAAAGAGAAGCTGAAGAGGACAAGATTGTCGAGTCAAACCATGGGAATGTTGAGTTTTGGTGGTTGTGATGAGGGAGAGACAAACACGAAAGAGAAGAAAGCGATAGAGTCTGGATTACCAGACAGCAAGGAGTTCAAAGAAGTGGTGATCATGGCTGTTTTTGGGGACAGAGACGAAAGTGTTGGACAAGAAGAGGCTCAAGGTTTTTCAGGACATCACATTGTCCTCCATAAACCCAAGAGCCTGAGTCAATCTCAAATAAGATCATCTGGTAACAATGGCTGTTATAAACGCGAAGTCGATAAAGAATCTTGA